The Arachis hypogaea cultivar Tifrunner chromosome 16, arahy.Tifrunner.gnm2.J5K5, whole genome shotgun sequence genome contains a region encoding:
- the LOC112754305 gene encoding aspartic proteinase 36 isoform X2 — protein MRSFVAVLLALTAVVTAVPATVVLPGSYLPLERTIPLNRRMEPEALRARDRARHARILQGATVAGVVDFSVQGTSDPYFVGLYFTKVKMGSPPKEFNVQIDTGSDILWVNCNRCSNCPQSSGLGIQLNFFDAASSSTAALVSCSDPICTYAVQTATSECSSQVNQCSYTFQYGDGSGTTGYYVSDAIYLDTIVGQSVLSNSSSTIVFGCSTYQSGDLTKTEKAVDGIFGFGPGALSVISQLSSKGMTPKVFSHCLKGDGNGGGILVLGEILEPGIVYTPLVPSQPHYNLNLQSIAVNGQLLSIDPAAFGTSNNRGTIVDSGTTLAYLIQEAYDPFVNAITTTVSQFARPIISKGNQCYLVPTSIGDIFPSVSLNFIGGASMVLKPEQYLMHYGFLDGAAMWCMGFQKVQEGFTILGDLVLKDKIFVYDLANERIGWTNYDCSLSVNVSVAATKSKDQYINAGTLSVSSSLIGHVYKLLPVSIVVLLVHMIVSMVSPIS, from the exons ATGCGGAGTTTCGTCGCCGTGTTGCTGGCCTTAACTGCTGTGGTGACGGCGGTGCCGGCAACGGTGGTGCTTCCGGGGAGCTATCTTCCCCTGGAACGCACCATTCCCCTGAACCGTCGCATGGAGCCGGAGGCGCTGAGAGCTCGCGACAGAGCACGCCACGCTCGAATCTTGCAAGGCGCAACTGTTGCCGGCGTTGTCGACTTCTCAGTCCAAGGAACCTCCGATCCTTACTTCGTTGG ATTGTACTTTACAAAAGTGAAGATGGGTTCTCCTCCTAAGGAATTTAATGTCCAGATTGATACTGGGAGTGACATCTTGTGGGTTAATTGCAACAGATGCAGTAATTGTCCACAGTCTAGCGGGCTGGGG ATTCAGCTCAATTTCTTTGATGCAGCCAGCTCATCCACTGCTGCACTGGTTTCCTGCTCGGACCCGATATGCACTTATGCGGTTCAAACTGCAACAAGTGAATGCTCCTCTCAGGTTAATCAGTGCAGCTACACCTTTCAGTATGGAGATGGAAGTGGTACAACTGGATATTATGTTTCCGATGCTATATATCTTGACACGATTGTGGGACAGTCTGTGCTTTCTAACTCATCATCTACCATCGTTTTTGG GTGTAGCACCTATCAATCTGGAGATTTGACTAAGACAGAAAAAGCAGTTGACGGAATTTTTGGATTTGGACCTGGTGCTCTATCTGTTATATCGCAGTTGTCATCAAAAGGCATGACCCCCAAAGTTTTCTCGCATTGCTTAAAAGGAGATGGCAATGGAGGAGGCATACTAGTTCTTGGTGAGATATTGGAGCCTGGCATTGTTTATACTCCACTTGTCCCATCACA GCCCCATTACAACTTAAATCTTCAGAGTATTGCTGTCAACGGACAGCTCCTCTCAATTGATCCAGCTGCATTTGGAACATCTAACAATCGGGGAACCATAGTTGACTCTGGTACAACATTGGCATACCTTATtcaagaagcttatgatccattTGTCAATGCT ATAACTACAACTGTGTCACAGTTTGCCAGACCCATTATTTCTAAAGGAAACCAGTGCTATCTGGTCCCAACCAG CATAGGTGATATATTTCCTTCAGTCAGTTTAAACTTTATCGGTGGAGCATCCATGGTTCTGAAACCAGAACAATACCTTATGCATTATGGTTTTCTT GATGGTGCTGCAATGTGGTGCATGGGTTTCCAGAAAGTGCAGGAGggattcacaattttaggag ATCTTGTGctgaaagataagatttttgtaTATGACTTGGCTAATGAGCGTATTGGATGGACAAACTATGACT GTTCCTTATCAGTAAACGTCTCAGTGGCTGCAACCAAGAGCAAAGATCAGTACATCAATGCAGGAACGCTGAGTGTCAGCAGCTCCCTCATAGGCCATGTATACAAGTTACTACCTGTAAGCATTGTGGTTCTCCTTGTCCACATGATAGTTTCCATGGTGTCCCCAATTTCGTGA
- the LOC112754305 gene encoding aspartic proteinase 36 isoform X1 encodes MRSFVAVLLALTAVVTAVPATVVLPGSYLPLERTIPLNRRMEPEALRARDRARHARILQGATVAGVVDFSVQGTSDPYFVGYGLYFTKVKMGSPPKEFNVQIDTGSDILWVNCNRCSNCPQSSGLGIQLNFFDAASSSTAALVSCSDPICTYAVQTATSECSSQVNQCSYTFQYGDGSGTTGYYVSDAIYLDTIVGQSVLSNSSSTIVFGCSTYQSGDLTKTEKAVDGIFGFGPGALSVISQLSSKGMTPKVFSHCLKGDGNGGGILVLGEILEPGIVYTPLVPSQPHYNLNLQSIAVNGQLLSIDPAAFGTSNNRGTIVDSGTTLAYLIQEAYDPFVNAITTTVSQFARPIISKGNQCYLVPTSIGDIFPSVSLNFIGGASMVLKPEQYLMHYGFLDGAAMWCMGFQKVQEGFTILGDLVLKDKIFVYDLANERIGWTNYDCSLSVNVSVAATKSKDQYINAGTLSVSSSLIGHVYKLLPVSIVVLLVHMIVSMVSPIS; translated from the exons ATGCGGAGTTTCGTCGCCGTGTTGCTGGCCTTAACTGCTGTGGTGACGGCGGTGCCGGCAACGGTGGTGCTTCCGGGGAGCTATCTTCCCCTGGAACGCACCATTCCCCTGAACCGTCGCATGGAGCCGGAGGCGCTGAGAGCTCGCGACAGAGCACGCCACGCTCGAATCTTGCAAGGCGCAACTGTTGCCGGCGTTGTCGACTTCTCAGTCCAAGGAACCTCCGATCCTTACTTCGTTGGGTACGG ATTGTACTTTACAAAAGTGAAGATGGGTTCTCCTCCTAAGGAATTTAATGTCCAGATTGATACTGGGAGTGACATCTTGTGGGTTAATTGCAACAGATGCAGTAATTGTCCACAGTCTAGCGGGCTGGGG ATTCAGCTCAATTTCTTTGATGCAGCCAGCTCATCCACTGCTGCACTGGTTTCCTGCTCGGACCCGATATGCACTTATGCGGTTCAAACTGCAACAAGTGAATGCTCCTCTCAGGTTAATCAGTGCAGCTACACCTTTCAGTATGGAGATGGAAGTGGTACAACTGGATATTATGTTTCCGATGCTATATATCTTGACACGATTGTGGGACAGTCTGTGCTTTCTAACTCATCATCTACCATCGTTTTTGG GTGTAGCACCTATCAATCTGGAGATTTGACTAAGACAGAAAAAGCAGTTGACGGAATTTTTGGATTTGGACCTGGTGCTCTATCTGTTATATCGCAGTTGTCATCAAAAGGCATGACCCCCAAAGTTTTCTCGCATTGCTTAAAAGGAGATGGCAATGGAGGAGGCATACTAGTTCTTGGTGAGATATTGGAGCCTGGCATTGTTTATACTCCACTTGTCCCATCACA GCCCCATTACAACTTAAATCTTCAGAGTATTGCTGTCAACGGACAGCTCCTCTCAATTGATCCAGCTGCATTTGGAACATCTAACAATCGGGGAACCATAGTTGACTCTGGTACAACATTGGCATACCTTATtcaagaagcttatgatccattTGTCAATGCT ATAACTACAACTGTGTCACAGTTTGCCAGACCCATTATTTCTAAAGGAAACCAGTGCTATCTGGTCCCAACCAG CATAGGTGATATATTTCCTTCAGTCAGTTTAAACTTTATCGGTGGAGCATCCATGGTTCTGAAACCAGAACAATACCTTATGCATTATGGTTTTCTT GATGGTGCTGCAATGTGGTGCATGGGTTTCCAGAAAGTGCAGGAGggattcacaattttaggag ATCTTGTGctgaaagataagatttttgtaTATGACTTGGCTAATGAGCGTATTGGATGGACAAACTATGACT GTTCCTTATCAGTAAACGTCTCAGTGGCTGCAACCAAGAGCAAAGATCAGTACATCAATGCAGGAACGCTGAGTGTCAGCAGCTCCCTCATAGGCCATGTATACAAGTTACTACCTGTAAGCATTGTGGTTCTCCTTGTCCACATGATAGTTTCCATGGTGTCCCCAATTTCGTGA